A single window of Pseudobdellovibrionaceae bacterium DNA harbors:
- the secF gene encoding protein translocase subunit SecF, with protein MSTNTDKQTRFNFDFVGKAPLFGAISLILTVASLIYLAMGGIHYGIDFAGGTEVQVKFEKELPIAELRNKVEDLHLLNPSIQTLQADSGSEYVIRFQIPEGKDEKEINERQNAAVASLRTALEGDFKAYEPDIRRVDSVGPQVGAELKRNGLLAVFYSLLVILIYISLRFDYKYAPGAVITLAHDAIITLALYMLMGKEMNISVLAALLTLIGYSLNDTIVVFDRIREVSATSKGAESKAIVNRSINEMLGRTMITAVTTIVATGFLWWFADGDVADIAFILCAGTVFGTYSSVYVAAPIMMLMEKVNLAPRPTSSNQARA; from the coding sequence ATGAGCACGAATACAGATAAACAGACCCGTTTCAATTTCGATTTTGTCGGTAAAGCCCCGCTGTTCGGCGCGATCTCACTGATCCTGACCGTCGCGTCGTTGATCTATTTAGCCATGGGCGGGATTCATTACGGCATCGACTTCGCCGGTGGGACCGAAGTGCAGGTGAAGTTCGAGAAGGAACTTCCCATCGCCGAGCTGCGGAACAAGGTGGAAGACCTCCATCTGCTGAACCCTTCGATTCAGACCTTGCAAGCGGACAGCGGTTCCGAGTACGTGATTCGCTTTCAGATTCCCGAAGGCAAAGACGAAAAAGAGATCAACGAGCGGCAGAACGCTGCGGTTGCGTCGCTGCGGACGGCACTTGAGGGGGATTTCAAGGCTTACGAGCCGGACATCCGCCGCGTCGACTCGGTCGGTCCCCAGGTGGGCGCGGAGCTGAAGCGCAACGGCTTGCTCGCGGTGTTTTACTCTCTGCTGGTGATCTTGATCTACATCTCGCTGCGCTTCGATTATAAGTACGCGCCCGGCGCGGTCATCACGCTGGCGCACGATGCGATCATCACGCTCGCGCTCTATATGTTGATGGGGAAAGAGATGAATATCTCGGTCCTGGCGGCGCTGTTGACCCTGATCGGTTATTCGCTGAACGATACCATCGTCGTGTTCGATCGGATCCGCGAGGTTTCGGCGACGTCGAAGGGCGCCGAGTCCAAGGCCATCGTCAACCGCTCGATCAACGAGATGCTGGGTCGGACGATGATCACAGCCGTCACGACCATCGTGGCGACGGGCTTCTTGTGGTGGTTCGCTGACGGAGACGTTGCGGACATCGCCTTCATTTTGTGCGCGGGAACGGTCTTCGGGACTTACTCGTCGGTTTACGTCGCCGCTCCCATCATGATGTTGATGGAGAAGGTCAATCTGGCGCCCCGGCCGACAAGCTCCAACCAGGCTCGCGCCTAG
- the queA gene encoding tRNA preQ1(34) S-adenosylmethionine ribosyltransferase-isomerase QueA codes for MRTSELHFDFPEELIATAKSDPTRVMWVGDDRQPQELTFAEVLTKIPAGDVVVVNDTKVVKRRVFANDLEILFLQELPENEWQVLMPAKNLKIGARISLPMGATAELIEKGRPQELKIDRKLTPEDFEKHGELPLPPYIQRARGERHNRGADQDDYQTAWAKSDGSLASPTASLHFKTADIQTLKDRGVRVKSLTLHVGLGTFLPVTSDNLDEHVMHAETVTIPRDTWLAIEAARGEGRGVWALGTTVARAIESAAAGLLTETPDGFHGETRLFMKPGAEWRRITRLMTNFHQPESTLLALVASFHSLESVKSAYQWAIERRFKLFSYGDFSVWIR; via the coding sequence ATGCGCACGAGCGAACTGCACTTCGACTTTCCGGAGGAACTCATCGCGACGGCGAAGTCCGATCCGACCCGCGTGATGTGGGTGGGGGACGATCGTCAGCCGCAGGAGCTCACGTTCGCCGAGGTCCTGACGAAAATTCCCGCCGGTGACGTCGTCGTCGTGAACGACACCAAAGTCGTCAAACGCCGCGTGTTCGCGAATGATCTCGAGATTTTGTTCCTGCAGGAGCTTCCCGAAAACGAGTGGCAGGTGCTGATGCCCGCGAAGAATCTCAAAATCGGCGCGCGGATTTCGCTGCCGATGGGGGCCACGGCCGAGCTCATCGAAAAGGGTCGTCCGCAAGAACTCAAAATCGACCGCAAGCTCACGCCCGAAGACTTCGAGAAGCACGGCGAGCTGCCGCTGCCGCCCTACATCCAAAGGGCGCGGGGCGAACGTCACAATCGCGGCGCGGATCAAGACGATTACCAAACCGCGTGGGCGAAAAGCGACGGCAGCCTCGCCTCGCCGACGGCCTCATTGCATTTCAAAACGGCCGACATCCAGACTTTGAAGGATCGCGGCGTCCGCGTGAAATCCCTGACTCTGCATGTGGGTCTGGGGACCTTTCTGCCGGTGACGAGTGACAATCTGGACGAGCACGTCATGCACGCCGAAACGGTGACGATTCCGCGGGACACTTGGCTCGCCATCGAGGCGGCACGTGGCGAAGGGCGCGGCGTCTGGGCCCTTGGGACCACGGTCGCGCGCGCCATCGAAAGCGCGGCGGCGGGACTTCTGACCGAAACGCCGGACGGCTTTCATGGTGAAACGCGGCTCTTCATGAAGCCGGGCGCCGAGTGGCGCCGGATCACGCGTCTGATGACGAACTTTCACCAGCCCGAGAGCACGCTGCTCGCGCTGGTCGCCTCATTTCATTCACTCGAGTCGGTGAAGAGCGCCTATCAGTGGGCGATCGAACGCCGTTTCAAGCTTTTCAGCTACGGGGATTTTTCAGTATGGATTCGTTAA
- a CDS encoding DHH family phosphoesterase has protein sequence MPGRWQERSSSTSLKTGDENPLKVPDQIQRLLFHRGFDDAASWNDLFDPKLGSMKSPWALRDMKPAIDRLVEARINQEKICLYADFDMDGTSGLALALDAFKQLGFHDVRPIQPQRLTEGYGFHDFIVEELAKDGVTLIMTIDVGITANKACATAKRLGIDVIITDHHQPGPEKPQALAIINPNQGDCPSGLGYLCGAGVAFTVVRALKRALADAGVVPESALNLKSLLDLFTIATLTDMVPLVEDNRMLVKHGLRVIEGSKRAGIQALLKKLNMQGKELSAQDVAIRFAPKLNALSRLETGLRPLEIYLAPDQPSAEALVDQVLSQNSERLDLQQHGEKIAFELLQEWPHEDFVLLTSKEFHRGVVGLIATKIAGETGRPAFIGSENDEGVVVGSARAPHGSPVSVLEALSSATDILQRHGGHPAAAGFEVLLSRKDELIARLAEHHASLDFTQESVMDHDGFLRLGDLNLGLLRWLEALGPFGVDFAVPIFAFENLILENVMPLRGGHQKWILKDPATFTKVDALYFSPPPGLSVKPGIVVSVLGEVQKNDFRGSIKPQILIRDYKVAVPYEKESPSEKGLGSFGP, from the coding sequence GTGCCAGGACGGTGGCAGGAAAGAAGCTCAAGCACGAGCTTGAAAACGGGGGATGAAAATCCCCTGAAGGTCCCGGATCAGATTCAGCGTTTGCTGTTTCACCGGGGCTTTGACGACGCCGCGTCTTGGAACGATCTTTTCGATCCGAAGTTGGGATCGATGAAAAGTCCCTGGGCCCTTCGGGACATGAAACCCGCCATCGACCGTCTGGTCGAGGCGCGCATCAATCAGGAAAAAATCTGTCTTTATGCCGACTTCGATATGGACGGCACGTCGGGCCTGGCGCTGGCTCTCGACGCGTTCAAGCAGCTGGGCTTTCATGACGTGCGGCCGATCCAGCCGCAGCGGCTGACGGAAGGTTACGGCTTTCACGACTTCATCGTCGAAGAGCTCGCGAAGGATGGCGTGACTTTAATCATGACCATCGACGTCGGCATCACGGCGAACAAGGCCTGCGCGACCGCGAAGCGTCTGGGCATTGACGTCATCATCACGGACCATCACCAACCCGGTCCCGAAAAACCGCAGGCGCTGGCGATCATCAATCCCAATCAGGGCGATTGCCCTTCGGGTTTGGGTTATCTGTGCGGCGCGGGCGTGGCTTTCACCGTCGTGCGGGCGCTGAAGCGCGCGCTCGCGGACGCCGGAGTCGTTCCCGAGTCGGCGCTGAATCTGAAGTCGCTTCTGGATCTGTTCACGATCGCGACCCTGACGGACATGGTGCCGCTCGTGGAAGACAACCGGATGCTCGTGAAGCACGGCCTGCGCGTGATCGAAGGATCGAAACGGGCTGGGATTCAAGCGCTCTTGAAAAAACTGAATATGCAGGGCAAAGAGCTGAGCGCCCAGGACGTGGCGATCCGTTTCGCGCCGAAGCTGAACGCGCTCAGTCGCCTTGAAACGGGCCTGCGTCCCCTGGAAATTTACCTGGCGCCCGATCAGCCGTCCGCGGAAGCGCTGGTCGATCAGGTGCTGTCGCAAAACTCCGAACGTCTGGACCTGCAACAGCACGGCGAAAAAATCGCGTTCGAGCTGTTGCAAGAGTGGCCGCACGAGGACTTCGTTTTATTGACCTCGAAAGAGTTTCACCGCGGCGTCGTGGGGCTCATCGCGACCAAAATCGCCGGCGAGACCGGGCGTCCCGCATTCATCGGCTCCGAAAATGACGAAGGCGTCGTGGTCGGTAGCGCGCGGGCTCCGCATGGCAGTCCCGTCAGCGTGCTCGAGGCCCTCAGCTCCGCGACCGACATCCTGCAACGTCACGGCGGTCATCCCGCGGCGGCGGGTTTCGAAGTTTTACTTTCGCGTAAAGACGAACTCATCGCGCGTTTGGCCGAGCACCACGCCAGCCTCGATTTCACGCAAGAGTCGGTCATGGATCATGACGGCTTCTTGCGTTTGGGCGATTTGAATTTGGGACTTTTGCGCTGGCTCGAGGCGCTCGGTCCTTTCGGTGTGGATTTCGCGGTTCCGATTTTCGCGTTCGAGAACCTGATCCTCGAAAACGTGATGCCGCTTCGGGGTGGTCACCAAAAATGGATTCTCAAAGATCCGGCGACCTTCACGAAGGTCGATGCCCTGTATTTTTCACCTCCCCCGGGGCTTTCCGTGAAGCCGGGGATCGTCGTTTCGGTGCTCGGGGAAGTCCAAAAAAACGACTTCCGTGGCTCGATCAAGCCGCAAATCCTGATTCGGGATTACAAGGTCGCCGTCCCTTACGAAAAGGAATCGCCTTCCGAAAAGGGACTTGGTAGCTTCGGGCCATGA
- the yajC gene encoding preprotein translocase subunit YajC yields MALPFIVMLGVFYFLILRPQSRRMKDHDNLLKGIKRGDQVITASGILGTVDGMTDAIVTLEIAHGVKAKFLRKQIVALQSSLEKGPSEKKA; encoded by the coding sequence ATGGCCCTGCCCTTTATCGTCATGTTGGGCGTGTTCTACTTCTTGATTCTGCGCCCGCAGTCGCGCCGCATGAAGGACCACGACAACTTGCTTAAAGGCATCAAACGCGGCGACCAAGTCATCACCGCGAGCGGCATCCTTGGCACCGTCGACGGCATGACCGATGCGATCGTCACTCTCGAAATCGCGCACGGCGTGAAGGCGAAGTTCCTGCGCAAGCAGATCGTGGCGCTGCAGAGCTCGCTCGAAAAAGGTCCGTCCGAGAAGAAAGCCTAA
- the secD gene encoding protein translocase subunit SecD translates to MENLTSRIWIAAVGVLTVFVCLAPNFINTEKIWWPTERKLNYGLDIQGGLHLVMGVDVAGVVKEQGARQVTGLKAEFQREQIPVADVVLTKPEQGEMEIRGGDSARVKEYMSNRYSTMLQLLKDTPDSLTYRYYDAYLIDFKQKVIHQGIETIRNRIDEFGVAEPSISQQGSDRIQVQLPGMADAERAKQLVNTAAKLDFMLVSNQMPPNIMELINQAETAGNYNLKDMKYSAYVDRLNKDLEGKLPPKTVVFFERSPNADDLESGRIPYLLQTDTNLGGADLTDAFVSFDQYGVPEVSLRFNAAGANAFRDLTTASVGRQMAIVLDKVVKTAPNIQTPIGNGEARITLGSSRNRDQSLAEAQMIATSLRAGALPAALEQLEERRVGPSLGADAIRKAQIGSLFGAIAILVFMIIRYRAMGVISDLVLILNVLMVLAILTSLGATLTLPGIAGIALSIAFAMDANVLINERIRDELRKGASFVYGVKEGYDRAMSAIIDSNLTSAATALVLLYYGTGPVRGFAVTLLAGIVTTLFSNVFISKVIVDVVIHKFGKKTLSV, encoded by the coding sequence ATGGAAAATTTGACGTCACGAATCTGGATTGCCGCGGTCGGCGTCCTGACCGTCTTCGTGTGCCTGGCGCCGAACTTCATCAATACCGAGAAGATCTGGTGGCCCACCGAACGTAAACTCAACTATGGCCTGGATATTCAGGGCGGCCTGCATCTCGTCATGGGCGTCGATGTCGCCGGCGTGGTGAAGGAGCAGGGCGCGCGCCAAGTGACCGGCCTGAAGGCCGAGTTTCAGCGCGAGCAGATCCCGGTCGCGGATGTCGTGCTGACCAAACCCGAACAGGGCGAAATGGAAATCCGCGGCGGCGATTCGGCGCGGGTGAAGGAATATATGTCCAACCGCTACAGCACCATGCTGCAGCTGCTGAAGGACACTCCCGATAGCCTGACCTATCGCTATTACGACGCTTACCTCATCGACTTCAAACAGAAGGTCATCCATCAGGGAATCGAGACGATCCGTAACCGGATCGACGAGTTCGGCGTGGCCGAGCCCTCGATCTCGCAGCAGGGTTCGGACCGTATCCAGGTCCAGCTTCCCGGGATGGCGGATGCCGAGCGCGCGAAGCAGCTCGTGAACACCGCCGCGAAACTGGATTTCATGCTGGTGTCGAATCAGATGCCCCCGAACATCATGGAGCTGATTAATCAGGCCGAGACCGCGGGGAACTACAATCTGAAGGATATGAAGTACTCGGCTTACGTCGATCGTCTGAACAAAGACCTCGAAGGCAAGCTGCCCCCGAAAACGGTCGTTTTCTTCGAACGTTCGCCGAACGCCGACGATCTGGAGTCGGGCCGCATTCCCTATCTTTTGCAAACCGACACGAACCTGGGCGGAGCGGATTTGACCGACGCTTTCGTCAGCTTCGATCAGTACGGCGTTCCCGAAGTTTCGCTGCGTTTCAACGCCGCGGGCGCGAACGCCTTCCGTGACCTGACCACCGCGAGCGTCGGCCGTCAGATGGCGATCGTCCTTGATAAGGTCGTGAAGACCGCGCCGAACATCCAAACGCCCATCGGAAACGGCGAGGCCCGTATCACGTTGGGCTCCAGCCGTAACCGCGATCAATCGCTGGCCGAGGCGCAGATGATCGCGACCTCGCTGCGCGCGGGCGCGCTGCCGGCGGCTCTGGAGCAGTTGGAAGAGCGCCGCGTGGGACCGTCTCTCGGGGCGGACGCCATCCGCAAAGCGCAGATCGGTTCGCTCTTCGGCGCGATCGCGATCCTGGTCTTCATGATCATCCGTTACCGCGCGATGGGCGTGATCTCGGATCTGGTTCTGATCCTGAACGTCCTGATGGTGCTGGCGATCCTGACCTCGCTGGGCGCGACGCTGACCCTGCCCGGGATCGCGGGGATCGCGCTCTCGATCGCCTTCGCGATGGACGCGAACGTCCTGATCAACGAACGCATTCGTGACGAGCTTCGCAAGGGCGCAAGCTTCGTTTACGGCGTCAAAGAAGGCTACGACCGCGCGATGTCGGCGATCATCGACTCGAACTTGACCTCGGCCGCCACCGCCCTGGTTCTGTTGTACTACGGAACCGGCCCGGTGCGGGGCTTCGCGGTGACGCTGCTGGCGGGGATCGTGACGACGCTCTTCTCGAACGTCTTCATCTCGAAGGTCATCGTCGACGTCGTGATTCACAAATTCGGCAAAAAGACTCTGTCGGTTTAA